A genome region from Crossiella equi includes the following:
- a CDS encoding sensor histidine kinase, with the protein MGARHRSVTAAPQQDEVTETPRSTELVSAFLRPRSIRAKLARVLTVSLAIVLALLAIVVVDVVRQQRQANNTAESVSLALGVQDLIHELQRERGLTNGLLGGESRYRPQVDAQRARTDGVLSRLNRQSTESELPGAADLRTELGRLGGVAQVRGGVDGGRAERDVTFTYYTDNITQLARSELGLSESVDKVIRHGVQALIALGEAKEATAQERGFLNGVFAANRFRQQQEYVHFSEIRASKQNSLALFARSATQDQRSRLDEALRSGAATEAASYESVAVGGAAGALPSRVDPQTWWSVMTELVDDMRGVQQSVGEDIRAVAASLAASATWQLIAYLALAAAAVALQVALVFGATRSIIGPLAALVREADDMARHRLPEAVARVQAATGEGAEYAQPPPKVAVPERSTTEIRSVAQALDRVQDTAFSLASEQAVLRRNTSESLANLGRRNQNLVRRQLGFISEFEQEELNPTTLANLFELDHLATRMRRNAESLLVLVGQSNPRRWAAPLPITDVIRAALSEVEDYRRVVLRRMDEVHIAGAVVTEVAHLLAELIENGLSFSPPDLEVEIYGRKVGDRYLLAIIDHGVGMPAEALAKANARLRGEENFLVAPTRFLGHYVVGRLARRLSATVELADSPATGITARITLPGPVLADPSERRPAVPGTAAAPEPEAVRPAPAAVAPAAVPAPPAAAPVAPALPATAPAPIAPATAPAPATAPAPVTAAAPGPVTPPSPATAPAPATAPAPMPAPPAVTTTGAAAAATAPARPEATPGARTKNGLLKRVPKNRGPARAEPAPRPRPTDDRPPVEARDPGDVRSMLSAFRNGHRRGQRGLVDADTPAEAGARTSPSHPRLPEEDPR; encoded by the coding sequence GTGGGCGCTCGTCACCGCTCGGTCACCGCCGCACCCCAGCAGGACGAGGTCACCGAAACACCCCGTTCCACCGAGCTCGTCTCCGCGTTCCTGCGGCCGCGCTCCATCCGGGCCAAGCTCGCCCGCGTCCTCACCGTCTCCCTGGCCATCGTGCTGGCGCTGCTGGCGATCGTCGTGGTGGACGTGGTGCGGCAGCAGCGGCAGGCCAACAACACCGCCGAGTCGGTCTCACTCGCGCTCGGCGTGCAGGACCTCATCCACGAGCTGCAGCGCGAACGCGGTCTGACCAACGGCCTGCTGGGCGGCGAGTCCCGGTACCGGCCGCAGGTGGACGCGCAGCGGGCGCGCACCGACGGCGTGCTGTCGCGGCTGAACCGGCAGAGCACCGAGAGCGAGCTGCCCGGCGCGGCGGACCTCCGCACGGAGCTCGGCCGCCTGGGCGGGGTCGCGCAGGTGCGCGGTGGCGTGGACGGCGGCCGGGCCGAACGGGACGTCACGTTCACCTACTACACCGACAACATCACGCAGCTGGCCCGGTCCGAGCTGGGCCTGAGCGAGTCGGTGGACAAGGTGATCCGGCACGGCGTGCAGGCGCTGATCGCGCTGGGCGAGGCCAAGGAGGCCACCGCGCAGGAGCGCGGCTTCCTCAACGGCGTGTTCGCGGCCAACCGGTTCCGCCAGCAGCAGGAGTACGTGCACTTCAGCGAGATCCGGGCGAGCAAGCAGAACTCGCTGGCCCTGTTCGCCCGCTCGGCCACCCAGGACCAGCGCAGCCGGTTGGACGAGGCGCTGCGGTCAGGGGCGGCGACCGAGGCCGCCAGTTACGAGAGCGTCGCGGTCGGCGGTGCGGCGGGCGCGCTGCCCAGCCGCGTGGACCCGCAGACCTGGTGGTCGGTGATGACCGAGCTCGTCGACGACATGCGCGGGGTGCAGCAGTCGGTCGGCGAGGACATCCGCGCGGTCGCGGCGAGCCTGGCGGCGTCGGCGACCTGGCAGCTCATCGCCTACCTGGCGCTGGCCGCGGCCGCGGTGGCGCTGCAGGTGGCGCTGGTGTTCGGCGCGACGCGCTCGATCATCGGCCCGCTGGCGGCGCTGGTGCGAGAGGCCGACGACATGGCCCGGCACCGGCTGCCCGAGGCCGTGGCCCGGGTGCAGGCGGCCACCGGAGAGGGCGCCGAGTACGCGCAACCGCCGCCGAAGGTGGCCGTGCCCGAGCGGTCGACCACGGAGATCCGCTCGGTGGCGCAGGCCCTGGACCGCGTGCAGGACACCGCGTTCAGCCTCGCCTCCGAGCAGGCGGTGCTGCGTCGCAACACTAGCGAGTCGCTGGCCAACCTGGGCCGCCGCAACCAGAACCTGGTGCGCAGGCAGCTCGGCTTCATCAGCGAGTTCGAGCAGGAGGAGCTGAACCCGACCACGCTGGCCAACCTGTTCGAGCTGGACCACCTGGCCACCCGCATGCGCCGCAACGCGGAGAGCCTGCTGGTGCTGGTCGGCCAGTCCAACCCGCGCCGGTGGGCCGCGCCGCTGCCGATCACCGACGTCATCCGCGCCGCGCTGTCGGAGGTCGAGGACTACCGCCGGGTCGTGCTGCGCCGCATGGACGAGGTGCACATCGCGGGCGCGGTGGTCACCGAGGTCGCGCACCTGCTGGCCGAGCTGATCGAGAACGGCCTGTCCTTCTCCCCGCCGGACCTGGAGGTCGAGATCTACGGCCGCAAGGTCGGCGACCGCTACCTGCTGGCGATCATCGACCACGGGGTCGGCATGCCCGCCGAGGCGCTGGCCAAGGCGAACGCCCGCCTGCGCGGCGAGGAGAACTTCCTGGTCGCGCCGACCCGGTTCCTGGGCCACTACGTGGTGGGCCGCCTGGCGCGGCGGCTGTCCGCGACGGTCGAGCTCGCCGACTCCCCCGCCACCGGCATCACCGCGCGGATCACGCTGCCCGGTCCGGTGCTCGCCGACCCGTCCGAACGGCGTCCCGCCGTCCCCGGCACGGCGGCCGCGCCGGAGCCCGAGGCCGTGCGCCCGGCACCCGCGGCAGTGGCACCCGCGGCGGTCCCGGCACCGCCCGCTGCGGCTCCGGTGGCTCCGGCACTCCCGGCGACGGCGCCCGCACCGATCGCTCCGGCCACCGCACCTGCCCCGGCCACCGCACCTGCCCCGGTGACGGCCGCTGCCCCCGGTCCGGTCACCCCGCCCAGCCCGGCCACCGCACCCGCTCCGGCGACGGCCCCGGCCCCGATGCCCGCCCCACCGGCGGTCACGACAACCGGCGCGGCCGCCGCGGCGACGGCACCCGCCCGGCCCGAGGCCACCCCCGGTGCGCGCACCAAGAACGGCCTGCTCAAGCGCGTGCCCAAGAACCGGGGCCCGGCCCGTGCCGAACC
- a CDS encoding FAD-dependent oxidoreductase, which yields MSPRQVVVAGYGMAGARLAEEVRRREPDPGQLALTVLGAESEPAYNRVLLSGVLAGRLPGVGVHLQEPDWAQRSGVDLRLGVAATGLDRARREVTLADGSAVRYDALVLATGARPWLPPTPGLCGPDGAPAPGVRCFRTVEDCAQIVEAARPGAPVAVLGGGLLGLEAARGLAGRGSLVTVVHPVAHLMERQLDPVAGAILAGVLAELGIEFRLGVTATAYRPGDGLSLSDGRHVPADLVVVAAGALPDTALAEAAGLACDRGVLVDDALRTDDPRVHAIGDCARHPGTLGGFVQPAWEQAAVLADLLTGANPAARYRGTPAVTRLKVREVDLAALGEAHLERDDPGVEVLRLEDSARGRYCKLVLRGDRVAGAILLGTPDAAARITQLYDRGDPVPTDRLALLLGRALPEDAPAAAHSADLPPTAVVCRCNTVTKQTLVRAWQDGARDVPALAGATRATTGCGGCTEQVRDLAARLAEAAEAAAQDPHAVAAQRL from the coding sequence ATGAGCCCGCGGCAGGTCGTCGTGGCCGGGTACGGCATGGCCGGGGCGCGGCTGGCGGAGGAGGTGCGCCGCCGGGAGCCCGACCCCGGGCAGCTCGCGCTCACCGTCCTCGGCGCCGAGTCCGAACCGGCCTACAACCGCGTGCTGCTCTCCGGCGTGCTGGCCGGGCGGCTGCCCGGAGTGGGCGTTCACCTGCAGGAACCCGACTGGGCCCAGCGCAGTGGCGTCGACCTGCGCCTGGGCGTGGCGGCCACCGGCCTGGACCGGGCACGGCGTGAGGTGACCCTCGCCGACGGCTCGGCCGTGCGCTACGACGCGCTCGTGCTCGCCACCGGCGCCCGCCCGTGGCTGCCGCCGACCCCCGGTCTGTGCGGCCCGGACGGTGCCCCCGCGCCGGGCGTGCGGTGCTTCCGGACCGTGGAGGACTGCGCTCAGATCGTTGAAGCGGCCCGTCCCGGCGCGCCCGTCGCGGTGCTCGGCGGCGGACTGCTCGGGCTGGAGGCGGCCCGGGGCCTGGCGGGCCGGGGAAGCCTGGTCACGGTCGTGCACCCGGTCGCACACCTCATGGAACGCCAGCTCGACCCGGTCGCGGGCGCGATCCTGGCCGGGGTGCTGGCCGAGCTCGGCATCGAGTTCCGGCTCGGCGTGACCGCGACCGCCTACCGCCCTGGTGACGGACTGTCACTGTCAGATGGTCGACACGTGCCCGCCGACCTCGTCGTGGTGGCCGCGGGCGCGCTGCCGGACACCGCGCTCGCCGAGGCGGCCGGGCTCGCCTGCGACCGGGGCGTGCTCGTGGACGACGCCCTGCGCACCGACGACCCGCGTGTGCACGCCATCGGCGACTGCGCCCGCCACCCCGGCACCCTCGGCGGGTTCGTGCAGCCAGCCTGGGAACAGGCGGCGGTGCTGGCCGACCTGCTCACCGGCGCCAACCCGGCCGCGCGCTACCGGGGCACCCCGGCCGTGACACGCCTGAAGGTGCGCGAGGTCGACCTGGCCGCCCTGGGCGAGGCGCACCTGGAGCGGGACGACCCGGGGGTGGAGGTCCTGCGCCTGGAGGACTCCGCCCGGGGCCGCTACTGCAAGCTCGTGCTGCGCGGCGACCGCGTGGCGGGCGCGATCCTGCTCGGCACGCCGGACGCCGCCGCCCGCATCACCCAGCTCTACGACCGCGGCGACCCGGTGCCCACCGACCGCCTGGCCCTGCTGCTGGGCCGCGCGCTGCCCGAGGACGCGCCAGCGGCCGCGCACTCGGCCGACCTGCCACCCACCGCGGTGGTCTGCCGTTGCAACACCGTCACCAAGCAGACCCTGGTGCGGGCCTGGCAGGACGGTGCGCGCGACGTGCCCGCCCTGGCCGGGGCCACCCGGGCCACCACCGGCTGCGGTGGCTGCACCGAGCAGGTGCGAGACCTGGCCGCCCGGCTGGCCGAGGCGGCGGAGGCCGCCGCCCAGGACCCCCACGCCGTTGCGGCGCAACGGCTCTGA
- a CDS encoding MFS transporter encodes MSVQTTVRRGRWIDHWEPENPEFWASTGRKVANRNLVFSILAEHLGFSVWLLWSAVTVFLPQAGFAFSVDQLFWLVALPNLVGSVLRLPYTFAVAAFGGRMWTVVSAFLLLVPTGLLAWCVSDPSTPYWMFVVAAVTAGLGGGNFASSMANISFFYPDSRKGFALGLNAAGGNIGVAVVQLVVPLVISAGTGVHLAYAGLLWMPFVIVAGVCALFFMDSLTQARSDFSSYAASTRNRHTWVMSFLYIGTFGSFIGYSAALPLLINSTFPESKAGYFAFLGALVGSASRPLGGWLADRWGGGRVTLWTFLSMGLGVAGVVQGLTLHDFWLFLLSFLWLFVTSGVGNGSTFRMIPAIFKNQVGDAVSAKRQSAAVMGIAGAVGAVGGFLITRAFAMSVTAYGSLVPAFLAFLAFYGVCLAVTWWYYLRRRVLAVRLPSLAHAGV; translated from the coding sequence ATGAGCGTGCAGACCACTGTTCGCCGCGGCCGGTGGATCGACCACTGGGAACCCGAGAACCCGGAGTTCTGGGCGAGCACCGGCCGGAAGGTGGCCAACCGGAACCTGGTGTTCTCCATCCTGGCCGAACACCTGGGCTTCTCCGTGTGGCTGCTGTGGAGCGCGGTGACCGTGTTCCTGCCCCAGGCCGGGTTCGCCTTCTCGGTCGACCAGCTCTTCTGGCTGGTGGCGCTGCCGAACCTGGTCGGCTCGGTGCTGCGCCTGCCCTACACCTTCGCGGTCGCCGCCTTCGGCGGTCGCATGTGGACGGTGGTCAGCGCGTTCCTGTTGCTGGTGCCCACAGGGCTGCTCGCGTGGTGCGTCTCCGACCCGTCGACGCCCTACTGGATGTTCGTGGTCGCGGCCGTCACCGCGGGCCTGGGCGGCGGCAACTTCGCCTCGTCCATGGCCAACATCTCCTTCTTCTACCCCGACTCCCGCAAGGGCTTCGCGCTCGGCCTCAACGCCGCGGGCGGCAACATCGGCGTGGCCGTGGTACAGCTCGTGGTGCCGCTGGTGATCTCCGCGGGCACCGGTGTGCACCTGGCCTACGCGGGCCTGCTGTGGATGCCGTTCGTGATCGTCGCGGGCGTGTGCGCGCTGTTCTTCATGGACTCACTGACCCAGGCGCGCTCGGACTTCAGCTCGTACGCGGCCTCCACGCGCAACCGCCACACCTGGGTGATGTCCTTCCTCTACATCGGCACCTTCGGCTCCTTCATCGGGTACTCGGCGGCGCTGCCGCTGCTGATCAACTCGACCTTCCCGGAGTCGAAGGCCGGGTACTTCGCCTTCCTCGGCGCGCTCGTCGGCTCGGCGTCCCGCCCGCTGGGCGGCTGGCTGGCCGACCGCTGGGGCGGCGGCCGCGTGACGCTGTGGACGTTCCTGTCCATGGGCCTGGGCGTGGCGGGCGTCGTGCAGGGCCTGACGCTGCACGACTTCTGGCTGTTCCTGCTCTCCTTCCTGTGGCTGTTCGTGACCTCGGGCGTGGGCAACGGCTCGACGTTCCGGATGATCCCGGCGATCTTCAAGAACCAGGTCGGGGACGCGGTGTCGGCCAAGCGCCAGTCGGCCGCGGTGATGGGGATCGCGGGCGCGGTCGGGGCCGTCGGGGGCTTCCTGATCACGCGCGCGTTCGCGATGTCGGTGACGGCGTACGGCTCGCTCGTGCCCGCGTTCCTGGCGTTCCTGGCCTTCTACGGGGTCTGCCTGGCGGTCACCTGGTGGTACTACCTGCGGCGGCGTGTGCTGGCCGTCCGCCTCCCGAGCCTGGCGCACGCCGGGGTGTGA
- a CDS encoding DNA polymerase IV has translation MGRSGDLPRGLVERYKARDGVWPDDTGCPILHVDMDAFYASAEIRERPELKDVPVVVGGTGNRGVVSSANYLARTFGVRSAMPTTRARALCPKAVFIPPNFELYQSVSAGVMAIFREFTPLVEPLSLDEAFLDVRGALRRLRMTPGRIGEEIRARVEEAHQVTCSVGVGPTKFVAKLASGLCKPDGMLVVPKDEVLPFLRPLPVSALWGVGKRTEEKLVGRGLHTVADLAAMPLPRLRKIVGVTQADHLHTLAQGHDSRAVVPESPEKSIGAEETFEVDHHDHEVLRRELLRLSERTATSLRGRGLRGRTVSIKVRYADFSTITRSRTLPLPTDVTQEIYRTACDLLANQTPPGAIRLIGVRVEQLDDHGGAGDQLTFDEPERGWREADQAADAARARFGGAAVKPASLLGNAPERADVTRPRMARG, from the coding sequence ATGGGCAGGAGCGGCGACCTGCCGCGCGGCCTGGTCGAACGGTACAAGGCGCGCGACGGCGTCTGGCCCGACGACACCGGCTGCCCGATCCTGCACGTGGACATGGACGCCTTCTACGCCTCGGCCGAGATCCGCGAGCGGCCCGAGCTCAAGGACGTCCCGGTCGTGGTGGGCGGCACCGGCAACCGGGGCGTGGTGTCCTCGGCCAACTACCTGGCGCGCACGTTCGGGGTGCGCTCGGCCATGCCCACCACCCGGGCGCGGGCGCTGTGCCCGAAGGCGGTGTTCATCCCGCCCAACTTCGAGCTGTACCAGTCGGTCTCGGCCGGGGTGATGGCGATCTTCCGCGAGTTCACCCCGTTGGTCGAACCGCTGAGCCTGGACGAGGCGTTCCTGGACGTGCGCGGCGCGCTGCGACGGCTGCGGATGACGCCCGGGCGCATCGGCGAGGAGATCCGGGCGCGCGTCGAGGAGGCGCACCAGGTCACCTGCTCGGTGGGCGTGGGACCCACCAAGTTCGTCGCCAAGCTCGCTTCCGGACTGTGCAAACCGGACGGCATGCTCGTGGTGCCCAAGGACGAGGTGCTGCCGTTCCTGCGGCCGCTGCCGGTCTCGGCACTGTGGGGCGTGGGCAAGCGCACCGAGGAGAAGCTCGTCGGCCGGGGCCTGCACACGGTGGCCGACCTGGCCGCGATGCCGCTGCCGCGCCTGCGCAAGATCGTCGGCGTGACCCAGGCCGACCACCTGCACACCCTGGCCCAGGGCCACGACAGCCGGGCGGTGGTGCCGGAGTCACCGGAGAAGTCGATCGGCGCGGAGGAGACCTTCGAGGTCGACCACCACGACCACGAGGTCCTCCGCCGCGAGCTGCTGCGCCTGTCCGAACGCACCGCCACCTCCCTGCGCGGCCGGGGCCTGCGCGGCCGCACGGTGTCGATCAAGGTGCGCTACGCGGACTTCAGCACCATCACGCGCTCGCGCACCCTGCCCCTGCCCACCGACGTCACGCAGGAGATCTACCGCACCGCCTGCGATCTGCTGGCCAACCAGACCCCGCCGGGCGCGATCCGACTCATCGGAGTCCGGGTCGAGCAGCTCGACGACCACGGCGGCGCGGGCGACCAGCTCACCTTCGACGAGCCTGAACGCGGCTGGCGGGAGGCCGACCAGGCCGCCGACGCGGCCCGCGCCCGGTTCGGGGGCGCGGCGGTGAAGCCCGCCTCGCTGCTGGGCAACGCGCCGGAACGGGCCGACGTCACGCGGCCGAGGATGGCACGCGGCTGA
- a CDS encoding universal stress protein has protein sequence MATDTQFPRRVVAGVDGSPPSRTAAHWAATEAVHRGLPLRLVWAHEVTSPAYATTEPGVKPDPVYDWAHQGLQELVARCRTAFPSLDVHGDFVPGDPLDVLAEHTHDAELLVLGAAGRSAATGIRLGSIASTLVRTLDCPVVVLRTPPGLDAGPVVVGVDGSTTSAAALDFAVDFAARHQHRLVAVHAWSDLPLDALAPIRAWDFDPEILREEGKALLRGWLQPHRDQHPELTVTEVVTTEKPVDALLEQGANASLLVVGSHGRGAVRRLLLGSVSHAVVHYAAVPVAVVRSAKPD, from the coding sequence ATGGCGACCGACACACAGTTCCCCAGACGGGTCGTGGCCGGTGTCGACGGCTCCCCGCCGAGCCGGACCGCGGCCCACTGGGCAGCCACCGAAGCGGTCCACCGCGGCCTCCCGCTCCGCTTGGTCTGGGCCCACGAAGTCACCTCCCCGGCGTACGCCACCACGGAGCCCGGCGTCAAACCGGACCCGGTGTACGACTGGGCCCACCAGGGCCTCCAGGAGCTGGTGGCACGCTGCCGAACGGCCTTCCCGAGCCTGGACGTGCACGGCGACTTCGTCCCGGGCGACCCCCTGGACGTCCTGGCCGAACACACCCACGACGCCGAGCTCCTGGTCCTGGGCGCGGCGGGCCGCTCGGCCGCCACCGGCATCCGCCTGGGCTCGATCGCCTCCACCCTGGTCCGCACTCTCGACTGCCCGGTGGTGGTCCTCCGCACCCCACCCGGCCTGGACGCGGGCCCGGTGGTGGTCGGCGTGGACGGCTCCACCACGAGCGCGGCGGCCCTGGACTTCGCCGTCGACTTCGCCGCCCGGCACCAACACCGCCTGGTCGCCGTCCACGCCTGGAGCGACCTGCCCCTGGACGCCTTGGCCCCGATCCGCGCCTGGGACTTCGACCCCGAGATCCTGCGGGAGGAAGGCAAGGCGCTGCTGCGCGGCTGGCTGCAACCCCACCGCGACCAGCACCCGGAACTCACCGTCACCGAGGTGGTGACCACGGAGAAACCGGTCGACGCGCTCCTCGAACAGGGCGCCAACGCCTCCCTGCTCGTCGTCGGCAGCCACGGCCGAGGCGCGGTCCGGCGCCTGCTGCTGGGCTCGGTGAGCCACGCGGTGGTGCACTACGCGGCGGTCCCGGTGGCCGTGGTGCGGTCGGCGAAGCCTGACTGA
- a CDS encoding agmatine deiminase family protein codes for MPPNWTMPAESDPHARTYLAWPAHTSIHGRYLGEVRDAVARIVCAVAEHEPVTLLARPEQAAEAARAVGGAAEVLPVPVDDLWVRDHGPVFVTRSGEVAGVDFGFNGWGGKQDPHGDDHLAARRLLAQLGLPRHAAGIVAEGGSLEVDGEGTLLATESSLLNDNRNRGLDRAAVEAELGARLGVEKVVWLAGVRGADVTDCHVDALARFAAPGVVFVNEPAPGSSADVWAGVAAQAREALAEAVDARGRRLVVVPLPEPDLGLIRGHGEFVASYLNYYVANGAVFAPQFGDRRADDRARGLLAEHHPDRVVVQLDIDPIAYSGGGIHCATQQRPGVAA; via the coding sequence ATGCCGCCGAACTGGACCATGCCCGCCGAGTCCGACCCGCATGCCCGGACGTACCTGGCCTGGCCCGCGCACACCTCGATCCACGGCCGGTACCTCGGCGAGGTCCGGGACGCCGTCGCCCGGATCGTGTGCGCGGTCGCCGAGCACGAACCGGTGACGTTGCTGGCGCGTCCCGAGCAGGCCGCCGAGGCGGCGCGGGCGGTCGGGGGTGCGGCGGAGGTGCTGCCGGTGCCCGTGGACGACCTGTGGGTGCGCGACCACGGGCCGGTGTTCGTGACCCGGTCGGGTGAGGTCGCGGGGGTGGACTTCGGGTTCAACGGCTGGGGCGGCAAGCAGGACCCGCACGGCGACGACCACCTGGCCGCGCGTCGGCTGCTGGCACAGCTCGGGCTGCCCCGGCACGCCGCCGGGATCGTGGCCGAGGGCGGGTCGCTGGAGGTCGACGGCGAGGGCACACTGCTGGCCACGGAGAGCTCCCTGCTCAACGACAACCGCAACCGGGGGCTGGACCGCGCCGCGGTCGAAGCCGAGCTGGGAGCCCGGCTCGGGGTCGAGAAGGTGGTGTGGCTGGCCGGGGTGCGCGGTGCGGACGTCACCGACTGCCACGTGGACGCGCTGGCCCGGTTCGCCGCGCCCGGCGTGGTCTTCGTCAACGAGCCCGCGCCCGGCTCGTCCGCCGACGTGTGGGCCGGAGTCGCCGCGCAGGCCCGGGAGGCCCTGGCCGAGGCCGTGGACGCGCGCGGCAGGCGGCTGGTGGTGGTCCCACTGCCCGAGCCGGACCTCGGGCTGATCCGGGGGCACGGGGAGTTCGTGGCCAGCTACCTCAACTACTACGTGGCCAACGGGGCGGTGTTCGCACCGCAGTTCGGCGACCGCCGTGCCGATGACCGCGCCCGGGGGCTGCTCGCCGAGCATCACCCCGATCGGGTGGTGGTGCAGCTGGACATCGACCCGATCGCGTACTCCGGCGGCGGCATCCACTGCGCCACCCAGCAGCGGCCGGGGGTGGCGGCATGA
- a CDS encoding TetR/AcrR family transcriptional regulator, with amino-acid sequence MSPAPAPDRREALVAAACRMIARTGVRGLRVEEVAREAGASTALIYYHFRNRAGLLGAVMDHVDEQAVAYTSVTASGTGRELLAAVLLAEFQDRKKVRENSAVWGELRAASVFDKAVREMIGRATARWHEDVALLVRAGQTDGSVPADLDPEAAAVRLTALVEGLSTRWLARLLPTGAAHRAVLAAIAAECRDGLAPVAGTPGAGPTV; translated from the coding sequence ATGAGCCCCGCGCCCGCGCCGGACCGCCGGGAGGCTCTGGTGGCCGCGGCCTGCCGCATGATCGCGCGCACCGGCGTGCGCGGCCTGCGCGTGGAGGAGGTGGCCAGGGAGGCCGGGGCCTCCACCGCGCTGATCTACTACCACTTCCGCAACCGGGCCGGGCTGCTCGGCGCGGTGATGGACCACGTGGACGAGCAGGCGGTCGCCTACACCTCGGTGACCGCGTCCGGCACCGGGCGCGAGCTGCTGGCCGCGGTGCTGCTGGCGGAGTTCCAGGACCGCAAGAAGGTGCGGGAGAACTCGGCGGTGTGGGGGGAGCTGCGGGCGGCGTCGGTGTTCGACAAGGCGGTGCGGGAGATGATCGGCCGGGCCACCGCGCGCTGGCACGAGGACGTCGCGCTGCTGGTGCGGGCCGGGCAGACCGACGGCAGCGTGCCCGCGGACCTGGATCCGGAGGCGGCCGCGGTCCGGCTGACCGCGCTCGTGGAGGGGCTGAGCACGCGCTGGCTGGCCCGGCTGCTGCCCACCGGCGCGGCCCACCGGGCGGTGCTGGCGGCGATCGCGGCCGAATGCCGGGACGGGCTTGCGCCGGTCGCCGGAACCCCCGGCGCTGGGCCGACCGTGTGA
- a CDS encoding DUF3040 domain-containing protein yields MPLSEHEQRLLDQIERALYAEDPKFASTVRGARLKRPSRRRRLQGLAVFVVGLLLLVVGVILPWLRPADIPVLSVIGFLLMFVGAVWGLSATGKSDPAAEEGGSPQQRSATPRRSSFSQRMEERFRRRFDDGDQH; encoded by the coding sequence ATGCCACTCTCCGAGCACGAGCAGCGACTGCTCGACCAGATCGAGCGCGCGCTCTACGCCGAGGACCCCAAGTTCGCTTCGACCGTGCGCGGCGCACGGCTGAAGCGGCCGTCTCGACGGCGGCGCCTGCAGGGCCTTGCGGTGTTCGTGGTGGGCCTGTTGCTGCTCGTTGTTGGTGTGATCTTGCCCTGGTTGCGACCTGCCGACATCCCGGTGCTCAGCGTCATCGGCTTCCTGCTGATGTTCGTCGGCGCCGTGTGGGGCCTGTCGGCCACGGGGAAGTCAGACCCCGCCGCCGAAGAGGGGGGCTCTCCGCAACAGCGGTCGGCGACTCCTCGGCGGAGCTCGTTCTCACAGCGGATGGAAGAACGCTTCCGCCGCCGGTTCGACGACGGTGATCAACACTGA